TCAGCTGTCAGTGAAtatgttttggttgattagtgcGCACTCGTAACTTTTTCTTtaacaaaattcatattcaaaaaAGGTACAAGTTCAGAGACGGAAGGGTTAAAACTAGAAATTGAACTGGCCACGAAAAACGGCACTTAGGCTGTCTAATCCCTATGGGTACAAGATTTCTGAGATGATAGACTCTAACTTTTCCGTTTTGGAGGAACTAAAATAAACGAGGTATCTCGGTTCCATgatgtcgaagaaacgatgctatggacgagatatctcgtgtatctttattattgatatcaagTGTTTCAAATTTGAGATAAATAATCGATTTATAAGACATGTCATCGTTGTTGGAGAGTACTTAAAGATACTAAACATAAAATACTCCATATCTTTACACGAGTATCCGGTTTCCTTCCCTCGGAAACCATTGTTTTTGCAAACTACACATTGTCTAGTTGGATGAATTCTTTTTTCGCATAAAACACTTCATATCAACAATAAAGGGACACGAGATATTTCGTCCATAGCATCGTTTCTGCGACGTCATGGTGATCGTGTAtagcatcgtttcttcgacatcgTGGAATCGTGATATCTCACCCATTGCCACGAAAGGGTTACTATCACAGCGTAAACACGTGCATTATAAACAACCGTAGAATATTCGATCGAAATAAGGGCTGACCAAGACCTGACCGATAGCGTGTTGTATTGGGCTTTACCCTACTGGACCCTGAATACAGGGTGATCCTGATCGCGCGACAGTACACGCGTAAAACCCTGGCGTAGATAACATTGTCGCGCTGCACGTCACTCGTGTCACGTCGTCTAGGACGTGACAATGCATCGGAACCGGTGCGTGCATAGGAGACGCGCGCGTGCACTCACGCACGGACCGCGGCTCGGATTATTCCCTTGGGTAGAGCGACTGGCCGTGACATGAATGTCAATGTGTCTGTTAATACGACTCCGCGGCGCGCTTGTTCGTGCGTTTAAACGTAGGTGAGGGGCACGTAACGTAATAGGCATGCGGTCCGGTGAAAGCCGTTGGGGATCTTACGATACACACGGGCGTTATGCTATTATGTACTATAACGATTATGGTTGCGCGTGAAAGGGGGATTTCTATGGGCGTCGCGGTCCCCGACTccctccttttctctcttttccacgAAGATATCACGTAATTTTGCGTCTTTGACTTGTCCCGGCGGATTCACGCCAGAAGTCTGCCATCTTCCAATTTTATCCTTCATTCGAGAATTAGTTTGAGTGTTTCGCTGGACGCCTATCAATATAGTAGTATTTCGAGCGTCTGATACGTCGAAATGGAGCTTAGTAGGTTTTTTATTGAGAATTTTAGTAAAATCTGAAGATCTGTCGTTTtatcaacattttatttcaaaagaGACAACGGAAAATGTCGTTGATCAAGCTTTTGAGTGTTTTCTATGTAGAACAGGAGGATAATCATTGTCTATTAGGAATTTAGCCGATTTTTAGAAGTCGACTTCGAAAGCCTACATTAGGAAAAAGCTTAATAATTGTTCATTACTTTAGTAGTTCTTAGAATTGAAaagttttacttatttattaataacgagtaatattattattcgtatGAAATGTTTACTGAGATGTatgtttaatttaacattttgtcCGATCAAAGTCCATCcgttcattaaaaaatcagaCACGAAAATATATGACACAAATTGTACTTAAAAAAAACTACTGTTTTCAATCCTGCGCTATGTAGTCgatttataaacatttccaaGCGAAATGCCCGTTTCTGTCGCAGAAAACGGGAATCTAAGGGCTCACTATACGAAGACGACAGTCCGGGCAGGCGAGGTTCTGCGACTCGCCGCCGTTTTCCAGGACACGCGGAGGGCGCCAGTTTCTAGCGGCATTTCCGGCGTCGTCAGCGGTGTCCCGGAAGGTAAGAGTTCAAGGTCATCGGAACGAGACCAGTACGCGCAGTGTCTGGACTCCCACGGGCATGAACTGTTCGCGCCGCTTTCCGCGAGGGGAGAGTTTTACGCCACTTGCCAGAGCGGAAGCCTCGACACCGGAAGCGACGCTGTATTGTACAGAGTTCATCAGCTTGCCAGAAGGGATCTTCCTTTAAGGGTGAGTGTTAGGGACTTTTTACGGAAATTTTAAGCATGTCTGGGAATTCGGTggattttaacactgaaactatcgaacaattggagtgacttatttctaagtttttatagaaattaaagcAATATATTTCTCAAGATTTTATCGATCCCTTattgttgtatctgtacaaatacacaaatttattttacaattttgcgcAGATGTCctgtcataatttaaatacttgtaaacTGAACATTCTAAAATGGATCAATTTAACCCGTCTGATATTTTTAGTGTTAGTGATATACTTTAATGCGGCGACTGTTACGCAGATTTACTACGTTTTACATATTGTTTTGATTATTATTCGTTCTATCCGTAGGAGAAGTAGACAATactaacacgttgaccgctacGAAAATTTTAAGTGTTTTGTATAAtgttacttattcttttataacgaaaacaaatggtattagaattaattattaatgatttggtatcatacATAATTATTAAGGTATGCCATTATTTAATTActcatttaattaaacaagctctcttcttgtaattgttttcaagcaatttggaagttcGGATTatcagtgaccaccgtggcaattaacgtgttaatagtagAGTATTTACTTTATCTATACTATCAACTGATTAGTTCCATTACGGAGTTTTTATTTCCCATCATAATTCTGTgtaatgatttatataattaaattgtctCGTGACTGAGCTACGCATGcttattgtaaatttatattttgttttcaaatacatttgaaaatactaaatttcattgaaactttgTTACATTTATCTAATGCCTGAGTTAATAATTTAACATAAGGAACAAATGAAATGTCCTAAAATTTTGACAAAATACTTTGAATCTCTAGCAAATTTCGATATACTTTAACATTGCTTGAAAGTACACAACTTTGAAACGTTTTGAACTGATTTCGCATcttatagtattaataatacgATACGTATAATTGGACAGTGAtaatcaaaataatacaaaagtcAAAAAGCTACTTAAATTCCCAAATTGCTAACCAGGCAGATTGAAATCTGATTACTAGGTACGATTAGTTGCTGGACCCTTGCCGATACCATTGCCACGAGATTATAGCGGACTGATGCAGCTGGAAGGCGCGACTAGAGGGCCCATAGTGTTAGGTTGCGCGGTACCATTGATACCCGAAAGGCCTCTACCGAATTCCACGGTCCCAGAACTCCTCGAACTGGTCGCGACGGGACCGACAGCGCCTCGAGTGAAAAGGGCGCGGTTGGGCTGTCCTTCTGAAGCACGGCTGTTGGCGTCGCCGAAGATGCAACGGTTACTCTCGGCTTGCAGGTAAAGAATTGGATTTTTGCACAGGAACCTTACATGCAAGTATACATTGCTCTTTATTTATCACTTCTGTAGATTCCTCTATAAGTATTTTGCATAAGAAGAAGAGTTTCCTAAAATATTTCTTAcctatttcttaaatattaaatattcaaaaattgaatataataagATATAATCTAAGATTCCGAATTATTGGGCTTGCTGATAAAACTTTAAACGATCTAGATCGTGACAAGTACttaatctataaataatacatagtCAAAGACTATAACACTTTTCCTGGTAAGGTTAGGCAAAAATCGTAAAGGGAATCTTTATTTAACAAGCTCTGTAACAATCTAATACCATTTCTGGCATAGATGCATCGATGCAAAGAATCGTACTTTTTCGAATAAAACTACGAAGCACGTcattttgtaacaaatattatatctaaAAATTACGCAAATAAACAAATAgtctaacattaaaaataacaagCAAAATCCGTATCAACCACCAATCGAGTTTTCCTTTCGCTTACAGAAGAGCGTTGGACCAAAGGGCGACGGAGCCGCGCGTGGCGCCTCCAAAGCCGCCACCAGCTAACGGCCCGCTGAAGGAACTCCACCTGAAGGAAATCAAATCGAAAACCGAGGCGAAGCCGATCCTCCAGAGCTTGAAGGAAGGCCTAGAGCACATCAAGCGTACGACGATCAGGGATCGCAGCAACAGTCGAGTGAGCAGCAACAACCACAGCTTCCTCGACCGGATCTCGAGGATAGCGCAAGGTGGAAGGAGCAGGAACCCGGCGAAGAAGTCTGCCTCGTTCACGTTCGCCGTCCGGCCGGAAATCGGCATGAGGTCCGAGAGATACGCAAGCCTCGAATCGGAAACAAATCTGCTACAGGCGTCACCGTCCTCGAGACAGCAGGTGCAACGATCAGTTTCCACCAGCGTGCTAGAGGTCCAAACGCAACAGGACCTGGACCCGCCGTACTCCAAGGTTAGAGACAGTCTAACACCCCTGCCGCCGACCCCGCCATCCAAGACAGAGGAGATCTACGCGGAGATCTGCGAGCCGACGATCGCTAGCGGCAAGCCCGAGGAAAAACCGCCACCCGGTGGCAAGAACGGGACCAGGGAGAAGGATAGGGGATACGTGAAGCTAGCACTGTCCCAGTCGGAGATCTCTGCTGCAGACGACGAAGAGGGGATTTATAATACCGTCTGCTGATCGTGATCTCTCCTGGGCTGCAAGACGATAGCTGTCCGGGAAAGGGACCGGTGGAGGAGGAAGTTTGAAGAGAGGTTTTGCAGATGGAATGATGTGGGAAAACGTTCTTGAAACAATTGGAAAATTCTTGGCTGGGGTTAGTAGAATCTGTTGGGTGGCGAGTAGGTGGGTTTTGATGAAATTAAACTTGGATTTGTTCTGTTTTACGGAGAAGGAGCTGCGAATGGTATGTATCGTAGAAAACCTGTATTTGGTAGATGCAGTTTTGATGAGATTCTTTGTGTGCTGCGATACAGGTTCGGAATTCTTTTTGAGGCGCGACGGTTAGTAAACAGGTTTATATGAAACATTTGCTTGTTTGAAGAAGTTGGGTAAGTTACATGCAGTTCACTTGAATAAtgaaaagttgaaaaaattaaacttcaaaaaatatatttaaaaatactgaaaatatatacaacttaaATCCAAAATTTAACAATCGATTAAATGCTTTGTATCATGAATATATCTTCAAGACGTAAAAGATTAACATTATACAAACACCAATGAATTCTTCAAATTTCATCCGTTAACAAATTAAAACGTCAAACTCCTCAGCATTTTCGTTTGAACTTACCTAGTTCAAACTTATTATGAAACCCATAATGTCCCAAATATATTTCCAACAACTATGATTCTCCAATTGTTTCGAGCCGCACACATCGCCACCACTCGTACAGCGCTGCCATATCCGTGCTCGGATGTATATTTTCCGCTGGACCTGTGAACAGTATGGAGAGCAGTATCGGAACGCATCGAGTCCCCAGAGTTCATTGATGGAGATAACACGCGACTTCCTGGGTCGAACTGGAGAACCGTTCGGGCAGAAACGGCGCGGCGATGCACCAACGGAATTTACAACGCCATTTGCCGAAGAAATTATCCCTCCGAGGTCTTTTTCTCCCCTTTTTCCTAGCTGAGAGCGGCGGCGTCCTTCACGGGGCACCGGGCGGAAGATTTACAAGGCTGTTGACCGGGGAAAATGATCGCGTAATTACGGTCCCGTGCGTGTACAGAGGATGTAGCGGACCTCACCGGGACGCAGCGTGACTTCCGGTACCGgggaatctgtgctgcggctgATCGATGTTATTAGAACCGGTCGATCGCTTCTATTCGATCCTCGAACGCTGATATGCAAACGTGAAATTCGACGGATTCGCGAGTATTTCGTGCGATCCAGTATATGAAACTGCGCGAGACTGGTTTCGAAAGAGTGTACAGACGTTTAGGTGGTCCTTCCTTTtattaaaagaacaaaaaaatgaTACAGTTCCTTCCTGTGCGATTACACGCGAGGAACTATGCGATTTTCCGACGCGTCGATCTTCTGAATGCCTTTTCGGTGACTTAAACCCCTTTAAACACATTGTGTGCGTTATTCGAATGGTCTTTAAGTGTTTTTGGTATCATTCATGagcaaatttatt
This is a stretch of genomic DNA from Nomia melanderi isolate GNS246 chromosome 1, iyNomMela1, whole genome shotgun sequence. It encodes these proteins:
- the LOC116427687 gene encoding uncharacterized protein LOC116427687, translated to MSSSGEFSTLSSGEVTGTGDDSLPSSREATAEAANSGGGFMPLREFLDRFSLPRVVRVEGAGGRPILLYKQQQRSLRVTATLLMHRYRHDVKVGPEIVIPEGYPGWFSVVSNNSGTGSARVYRRVGALVRAGVPAFLLAKPLRAYTLTHSKMENGNLRAHYTKTTVRAGEVLRLAAVFQDTRRAPVSSGISGVVSGVPEGKSSRSSERDQYAQCLDSHGHELFAPLSARGEFYATCQSGSLDTGSDAVLYRVHQLARRDLPLRVRLVAGPLPIPLPRDYSGLMQLEGATRGPIVLGCAVPLIPERPLPNSTVPELLELVATGPTAPRVKRARLGCPSEARLLASPKMQRLLSACRRALDQRATEPRVAPPKPPPANGPLKELHLKEIKSKTEAKPILQSLKEGLEHIKRTTIRDRSNSRVSSNNHSFLDRISRIAQGGRSRNPAKKSASFTFAVRPEIGMRSERYASLESETNLLQASPSSRQQVQRSVSTSVLEVQTQQDLDPPYSKVRDSLTPLPPTPPSKTEEIYAEICEPTIASGKPEEKPPPGGKNGTREKDRGYVKLALSQSEISAADDEEGIYNTVC